A window from Plasmodium chabaudi chabaudi strain AS genome assembly, chromosome: 11 encodes these proteins:
- a CDS encoding pre-mRNA-splicing factor CWC2, putative has protein sequence MGFKSFFNYKEDEKEKQTDSSNPEKGEENKDNNDSEKTGKEEVGPNKIDDKANENDKDGEHDEQQNESSNKGSPKKRNGQGKRKKNNENSKEDNKVEEDSNKKGSKKRAKCNIPIKEESKENNNKDESVKEEVPCDDDTNDAGLKTDEKNATNENEKTNVQDKNQTVSNTTPMVENNNINLESYRNYQYYYNQYYGNINNVQTMGTDIGSGYNSNISKENLQNKKNSLTNNINTYPEYNNFNNMYMPIGMNNYYNMYNYNYINGYANIGNTVGVNNYNYNYYYGGNVENNGMYDYNKDLASGGGGDMKNYAFLSLINRSLELMKTSDKVKEILKSPARLQVTQEELNKVEHAQDNQNSNNNNIWFGKYVTDKNNNNNPKFVAKYKCNPSKDSGYTKADKSYANKPYFCIYFARGCCAYGHNCLYRHRVPTENDELEFESTMDIFGREKYNTFKEDMSGNGNFNNDCRTLFIGSIYINNFNEVSAIEKALYDEFVIYGNIDYVRFIPNKNIAFIQFTNRVNAEFARVAMSDQPLGNYSISLTIKWAFDMKPQPAGNPTNYYNGMNNANPYFYNPNQAMSSTWPQYMSQNPYGTSSNVNYYDQANTLASPTIGPATFPPNFGANKGKAAIGPAPPAPAAPTVPAAPATPAHSPPNNDNDAQNEKKKK, from the coding sequence ATGGGCTTTAAAAGTTTTTTCAATTACAAGGAGgatgaaaaggaaaaacAAACAGATAGCTCAAACCCTGAAAAGGgggaagaaaataaagataataatgatagtGAAAAAACTGGAAAAGAGGAGGTAGGTCCAAACAAAATAGACGATAAagcaaatgaaaatgataaagatGGTGAACATGATGAACAACAAAATGAGAGTAGCAATAAGGGAAGTCCTAAAAAACGAAATGGGCAAGggaaacgaaaaaaaaataatgaaaatagtaaaGAAGATAATAAGGTTGAAGAagatagtaataaaaaggGTTCGAAAAAACGAGCCAAATGTAATATACCAATTAAAGAAGAatcaaaagaaaataacaataaggACGAGTCTGTAAAAGAGGAAGTACCATGTGATGATGATACTAATGATGCTGGTTTAAAAACTGATGAAAAGAATGCCAcgaatgaaaatgaaaaaacaaatgttCAAGATAAAAATCAAACAGTAAGTAATACAACACCAATggttgaaaataataatataaatttagagAGCTATAGAaattatcaatattattataatcaatattatggtaacataaataatgtacAAACAATGGGTACTGATATAGGAAGTGGATATAATAGTAACATttcaaaagaaaatttgcaaaacaaaaaaaatagcttgacgaataatataaatacatatcctgaatataataattttaataatatgtatatgccAATAGGtatgaataattattataatatgtataattataattatataaatggtTATGCAAATATTGGGAATACAGTTGGagtaaataattataattacaattattattatggtGGGAATGTAGAAAATAATGGGATGtatgattataataaagattTAGCGAGTGGTGGTGGAGGggatatgaaaaattatgctTTTCTTTCTCTTATAAATAGAAGTTTAGAATTGATGAAAACAAGTGATAAAGTAAAAGAAATACTTAAAAGCCCAGCAAGGTTACAAGTAACACAagaagaattaaataaagtaGAACATGCACAAGATAATCAAAacagtaataataataatatatggtTTGGTAAATATGTAacagataaaaataataataataatcctAAGTTTGTAgctaaatataaatgtaatcCATCTAAAGATTCTGGATATACTAAAGCAGATAAATCGTATGCAAACAAaccatatttttgtatttattttgctcGTGGTTGTTGTGCATATGGTCATAACTGCTTATATAGACATAGAGTACCAacagaaaatgatgaactTGAATTTGAAAGTACTATGGATATATTTGGtagagaaaaatataatacctTTAAAGAAGATATGAGTGGGAATggaaattttaataatgattgtcgaactttatttattggaagtatatacattaataattttaatgaagTAAGTGCTATTGAAAAAGCTTTATATGATgaatttgttatatatggaaatataGATTATGTAAGGTTTAttccaaataaaaatatagcttTTATACAATTTACTAATAGGGTTAATGCAGAATTTGCTAGAGTTGCTATGTCAGATCAACCACTTGGCAACTATTCAATTTCGTTAACAATTAAGTGGGCCTTTGATATGAAACCTCAACCCGCTGGCAATCCTACAAATTATTACAACGGAATGAATAATGCAAatccttatttttataatccaAATCAAGCCATGTCATCTACTTGGCCACAATATATGTCACAAAATCCATATGGCACTTCATCAAATgtgaattattatgatcAAGCAAATACTTTAGCTAGTCCTACCATCGGTCCAGCTACCTTTCCTCCAAATTTTGGAGCGAACAAAGGGAAAGCAGCCATTGGGCCTGCTCCACCTGCACCAGCTGCCCCCACTGTACCGGCTGCACCAGCTACTCCTGCTCACTCACCTCCTAACAATGACAATGATGCTCaaaatgagaaaaaaaagaaataa
- a CDS encoding rhomboid protease ROM9, putative yields MHMQRTTGMIFVGKRKIVTKNAHAYVHKSNIFSSKSKEKSYKYDKKELRDNALFLNNSINTERNASTIYMPGNPSMNSLGRYAGNYSVRRFSKYSDKSILNEQKRKCESLLSNFQNFEIKNYLLKLNKGRLQNNNIQKKIKNIIIKFEENYKNMCKEKIDFYKYRISQINHSNYKNNLIFPTNFFNLFISNNNKVFKKLINATKIKGKLFLNNIPVYYKYGIKNIPYFKALLIHHYNKSPVTYSLIFLHFFVYFLWMNAKPRQMSYNYFSPTPIRSHSAPLLTSEFMYKHFCCSLKSLREKQLYTLVTNIISHNTIQSFLLNTISLFYIGRSLEALINSKNFFLTYIVSGIISSYIQILYQKNSNYGYNNVYVLGASGSISSILATYTFIHPNHKIYLYGVLGLPLAVFSSFYFLNELYSIISNKNDDIGHASHLTGMVLGILYYYSYVNRKFRI; encoded by the exons ATGCATATGCAAAGGACTACCGGGATGATATTCGTGGGGAAGAGAAAGATagtaacaaaaaatgcGCATGCATATGTGCATaaaagtaatatattttctagcAAGTCGAAAGAgaaatcatataaatatgataaaaaagaattacGAGACAACgctctttttttaaataatagcaTTAATACGGAACGAAATGCTTCCACTATTTATATGCCAGGTAACCCATCAATGAATTCTTTGGGTAGATATGCTGGAAACTATTCGGTGCGTCGATTTTCGAAATATTCTGACAAAAGCATTTTGAACGAACAGAAACGAAAATGTGAGTCTTTATTATctaattttcaaaattttgaaataaaaaattatttattaaaattaaataaaggaAGATTacagaataataatattcaaaagaaaataaaaaatataattataaaatttgaagaaaattataaaaatatgtgtaaagaaaaaatcgatttttataaatatagaataaGTCAAATAAATCATAGCAATTATAAGaacaatttaatttttcctaccaatttttttaatttatttataagtaataataataaagtttTCAAGAAATTGATAAATGctacaaaaattaaagggaaattatttttaaataatattccagtatattataaatatggaatAAAGAACATACCATATTTTAAAGCATTGTTAATAcatcattataataaatcacCAGTTACTTATagtttaatatttttacatttttttgtttattttttatggatGAATGCTAAGCCTAGACAAATgtcttataattattttagcCCAACCCCAATAAGATCTCATTCTGCTCCATTATTAACATCAgaatttatgtataaacatttttgttGTAGTTTAAAAAGCTTGAGagaaaaacaattatatacattagTAACAAACATAATAAGCCACAATACTATAcaatcttttttattaaatacaatatctttattttatattggACGTTCTTTAGAAGCtttaataaattcaaaaaacttttttttaacatatataGTCAGTGGGATTATTTCAtcttatatacaaatattatatcaaaAGAATTCAAACTATGGTTATAACAATGTTTATGTTTTGGGTGCTAGTGGAAGTATAAGTTCCATATTAGCtacatatacatttattcATCCCaaccataaaatatatttgtatggGGTCCTAGGCTTACCATTA gCTGTTTTTTCGtcattttactttttaaacGAGCTATACAGCATTATATCAAACAAGAATGATGACATAG GACACGCATCGCATTTGACAGGAATGGTCCTTGGAATTCTTTACTATTACTCTTATGTTAATAGAAAGTTTCGAATAtga